A single genomic interval of Cucumis sativus cultivar 9930 chromosome 5, Cucumber_9930_V3, whole genome shotgun sequence harbors:
- the LOC116403653 gene encoding midasin-like, whose amino-acid sequence MDFHTLSRRELQALCKRNKIPANITNVAMADALAALQSVEGIEEFLNGDRSGVPESPMKAGVISSEIPRIALRTSTRRKAVKDETITTRSRQGAVARDMEESEDKDLNMALTTPSLPGSRRRTAAASSACKKFDFQMTVDDQKEDKDMDQKKKEIENTPAVPKSQKRVVGASTRKRTETKNNGAAEQRVYSTRRSVRLLEKNMESLSLEGDEKMEPITVHMPFDDMPKISEPMKENMELETESKKTDESKSKLDENLSVEVDDGEKNEMGSEVKLSEEEPEMVLDDLLKSFDENVISAKSVDDSKIEAPHANSDVKCFSEDEKVNEVSKDDDSVEISAEEINESDKSSLPTEDLDVTEVHKSSIAEEFGMEFESQQNESTCELEHKIEEDLEEEKHVNNSAEELSLPHENVEKETEVDGDDVLSSDEESLEVKDDQDENDYKSDPTTGNEASDANIEGDKKET is encoded by the coding sequence ATGGATTTCCACACCTTGTCCAGGAGAGAGCTCCAAGCCCTTTGCAAGAGGAATAAGATTCCGGCCAATATCACTAATGTCGCCATGGCCGATGCCCTTGCCGCTCTTCAATCCGTTGAAGGAATCGAGGAGTTTTTGAATGGTGATAGATCTGGTGTACCTGAATCGCCCATGAAAGCAGGAGTTATTTCCTCGGAAATTCCACGAATTGCATTGAGAACTTCAACAAGAAGAAAAGCCGTCAAAGATGAGACAATTACCACTCGATCACGCCAAGGTGCAGTGGCAAGAGACATGGAGGAATCTGAAGACAAAGATCTTAATATGGCTTTGACTACTCCGTCATTGCCGGGTAGCCGGAGAAGGACTGCGGCAGCTTCTTCAGCTTgcaagaaatttgattttcagaTGACGGTTGATGATcagaaagaagataaagatatggatcaaaaaaagaaagagattgaaAATACCCCTGCTGTGCCTAAAAGCCAGAAGAGAGTTGTCGGGGCCTCAACTCGTAAACGAACCGAGACTAAGAACAATGGGGCTGCAGAGCAACGAGTTTACAGTACTAGAAGGTCTGTCAGATTGCTGGAGAAGAATATGGAGAGCTTGAGTTTAGAGGGAGATGAGAAAATGGAACCAATTACTGTCCATATGCCGTTCGATGATATGCCTAAAATTTCAGAACCCATGAAGGAAAATATGGAATTAGAAACTGAGTCTAAGAAAACCGATGAATCCAAAAGCAAATTAGATGAAAATTTGAGTGTGGAAGTTGATGATGGAGAGAAGAATGAGATGGGGTCAGAAGTAAAACTCTCAGAGGAGGAACCAGAAATGGTTCTTGATGATCtgttaaaatcttttgatgaaaatgtaattagtGCAAAGAGCGTTGATGATTCTAAAATAGAGGCACCTCATGCTAACTCGGATGTGAAATGCTTctctgaagatgaaaaagtaaatgaagttTCGAAAGATGATGATTCTGTGGAGATTTCTGCTGAAGAAATCAATGAATCTGACAAATCTTCTCTGCCTACTGAAGACTTGGATGTTACTGAAGTTCACAAATCGAGCATTGCAGAAGAATTTGGTATGGAATttgaatctcaacaaaatgagTCTACCTGTGAATTggaacataaaattgaagaagatcttgaagaagaaaaacacgTGAATAACTCTGCTGAAGAACTGTCTCTTCCCCATGAAAATGTGGAAAAAGAAACTGAAGTTGATGGAGATGATGTCTTGAGCAGTGatgaagaatctttggaaGTGAAAGATGatcaagatgaaaatgattACAAATCAGATCCCACAACCGGAAATGAAGCATCAGATGCTAACATTGAAGGAGACAAGAAGGAAACATAA